TATCATCTAAAGGCTCTTCAATATCAGAAAACGGAACTACAGGTATGACTGGTCCAAATTGTTCTTCTTGATAGACACGCATATCTTTTGTCACGGGAAACAAAACGGCGGGCCAAATATAATTTTCTGTTCGCTGCCCCCCCTTGTCGTTCATGATTTTTGCGCCTTTTTCAAGAGCATCATCAATCAATTCTTGAATATAATCGGGTTTCTGTGGTTCTGGTAGCGGTGTCAGTTTCACGCCTTCGTCCCAAGGATTTCCAAATTTCAAATCATCTATGGCCTTACTGAACTTCTTTAAAAATACGTCCTGTGCCTCATTATGCACATAGACTACTTTTAGTGCGGTACAACGTTGCCCGTTAAAGGAAGTGGTTCCTGCTACGACTTCATTAATGGTCAAATCCATATCCGCATCAGGTAAAATAACAGCGGGATTTTTCGCTTCAAGACCCAAAACCAAACGTAGTCTATTACTTTTTGGATGTTGCTCTTGTAAGGCGTTTGCAGATTTACTATTTCCTATCAAAGCCAAAACATCTACCTTACCCGTTTTCATTATTGGTGCCGCTACCGCTCTACCGCGACCAAAAATGATATTGACTACACCTTTAGGGAAACTGCTTTGAAAGGCCTCCAACAAAGGTGTTATTAAAAGTACACCATGCTTTGCCGGTTTAAAAATGGTAGTATTTCCCATGATGATTGCAGGGATCAATAAAGCGAATGTTTCATTAAGCGGATAATTATAAGGTCCTAGACAAAGAACGACACCCAGAGGACCGCGTTTAATATGAGCATAAACACCATCTTGTTTTTGAAATTTGGCCGCATCCCTATCCAATTGTTTGTAATCCTCTATGGTATCTTCAATATATTCAATGGTACGGTCAAATTCCTTTCTAGAATCGGGCAGGGACTTTCCAATTTCCCACATGAGCAATTTTACAACTTCCTCGCGCTTGGTTTTCATCTTGGAAACAAATACTTCCATACATTCAATACGATCTTTAACGTGCATGGTGGGCCACACACCCTGTCCCTTACCATAAGCTGCTAAAGCGGCATCCAGTGCCTCCAAAGCCTCTTTTTCCTCCATGTCCGGGATACTACCCAAAAGCGTAGGTTTATAGGCTTCAGTAGCTGAAATTGTGGAGAAAACCTCAGTGGTATCCCCGCTCCAGGGCTTTAGCTCTCCGTTCACCAAGTAAGTTCTTTGGTCTATGGTATTTTGTATTTGAAATTCTTCTGGAATAGC
This genomic window from Maribacter sp. MJ134 contains:
- a CDS encoding NADP-dependent glyceraldehyde-3-phosphate dehydrogenase, with protein sequence MAIPEEFQIQNTIDQRTYLVNGELKPWSGDTTEVFSTISATEAYKPTLLGSIPDMEEKEALEALDAALAAYGKGQGVWPTMHVKDRIECMEVFVSKMKTKREEVVKLLMWEIGKSLPDSRKEFDRTIEYIEDTIEDYKQLDRDAAKFQKQDGVYAHIKRGPLGVVLCLGPYNYPLNETFALLIPAIIMGNTTIFKPAKHGVLLITPLLEAFQSSFPKGVVNIIFGRGRAVAAPIMKTGKVDVLALIGNSKSANALQEQHPKSNRLRLVLGLEAKNPAVILPDADMDLTINEVVAGTTSFNGQRCTALKVVYVHNEAQDVFLKKFSKAIDDLKFGNPWDEGVKLTPLPEPQKPDYIQELIDDALEKGAKIMNDKGGQRTENYIWPAVLFPVTKDMRVYQEEQFGPVIPVVPFSDIEEPLDDMAESNYGQQVSLFGKDVYALAPLIDTLVNLVCRVNLNSSCQRGPDVYPFTGRKDSAQATLSVHDALRSFSIRTFVAFKDNDLNNETIQQLLEAKLSNFVSTDYIL